In Ciconia boyciana chromosome 1, ASM3463844v1, whole genome shotgun sequence, the genomic stretch AAAGGTATTTTGTTCATACAAGTGGAAACTGAATGGGCTGTCCTTTTGTGTCCCAGTTATCTTCTCGTAAGTGGTAAGAGCGAGCATAAGACTTTGTAAAGGAGACTGGTACCATGAATGCAGGTACAGCTCCTGCAgtcttttaaaagatgcttaGTCTTGTGCATAGCACATGTGGGAAACAACTATTCTGTCTATACAGTTTGTTCACTTGTCCTGTTTCACTAACTGTGAAGAAGACCatttggaggaaaggagaggttgttaggaaaagaaaataggtatttctggttttaatgatTACAGGGTAATATATTCATTCTTTCTTGAACATGAGAGTGCAGAACTAACATACAGGAAAGATGTGACTGTATCCTCCTTCCAGTGCTGAAAAGGACAtcagcttttcttccccagtcCTTGATCTCTTAATTTCCTCCTCTAAGGTTTAGCAGATGTACTCTGAGTAGCTTCCTCTCTCCATTGAGCTTTCTTCTCCAAGTTTATGCTTGTAAGAGATTCATGCCTTTTTACAGCCTACAACATAATAAcaaagcaagagcagaaagCATCACCTAAGGGACTACAGAGATGAAACTTGAATCAGTAGTTTACAAAATAGCTGGCCTGTCCTTACCGAGACAGAGTTCTGTCAGCTTTAACACCAGGAAGAGAGAGGGTTAAAATAAAGCATCCATAGACTATGTTGGCTTAAACTCATTACTCCTCTGGGAATAAATTAAACCTTTTTGTTAAGGCACTAGCAAATATATTCTGTGCTTCTGGCCAGTATTTAATACTAATTTCTTGTCTTCAGAAGTCAGAGGTACTGGGAACAGAAGTTAAACATAATAGATTCCAGCTGCTGTGAAAACAAGGGTCCCAAAGCAGCTGTCCTCCTCTCTTTCCAGTGTTTGTATTTATATTACTCCAATGTAAGAGGAGAATGCTCTGGGAATTGTCAGTGTTTGATCTCTTCTGctaaagctggggaagaacctttccagtgttttgtttcagagtGCTGCatccttttcattttgataGGGGAATGCTGACAAGCAGAAATGTCACTTGACCCTTCAATAGTTCACAGTGCTGGGATTGAGACCCTGTTACTAGTTTTAAGGTTTCTCTAGAATACTTAGTAGTTTATAGAAACAAGACCCGAACATTTTCATCAGAAGAACTGCTTCAGAGAAAGGCAGCATACAAATAAGGTTCTGCCCGTGTAGATGCTTTAAGCTCAGCGTTTTCCGCTTCCAATCATCCTTAAAAGAACGTAGTGAACTGTTTCCATTACCACCATGCTTTTTATGAAAAGCAACATGGCAATAAGCTGCACAGATTATATTCACATTCCTTGACTTTGAGACTAATGCTGCTAAGAGGCTTTAGCTTGGCTTCCGTACACAAGAAGTGCTCCTTGCTTCTTTGCAGAAATACCACAAAATTAATAGTTCACCAGCTATGttaaaaaacacataaaattaaGGCATGACTATCCTTTGCTGCACTTGGAATCTTAAACTTTACACTTCCTCACTTCATATGATGCAAATTTAGTCATAGACCTAGTTCTGCCATGTACTGAACTTCTTCGATATCTTGCCAAATTCTATGGAAGTGAAGGATACTCATAATCTACAGGACTTGGGAGCTTTTCTATGACATAGTTTTTCAATTCaacaaacaataataatttgAGAAAAGTTGTTCCATCCACACTAAAGGAGGACTATTTTCTAATGCAATTAAAAGAGCACAGAATTATTACTGACCATCTCCCCACTGTTTAAAAAGACTTTGAGAATTCTCAAGGCTGTTTGTGGAGAAACATACTCATTTGCTATTTCCATTATATTGATTCTATGAGTGTTGCAGCATGCAGAGAGGTGTTTGTATAGGTCCCTACAGTGAACTGTATGGAACCCATTGGCCCAAGGAGCATTTACGTGCCTACCAGATCCTCGTGACGGAAGGTGCTCCTTCCTTTCAAACTCTCACAGCCTGTCAGCAAAATAAGAGTTAAAACAGCGCAAGCTAAAATTAAGTActccactgagaaaaaaagactttttttttcccttttaaagaaagcatatgCAGTCTTAACAGTGACGTCACCCTTTTCTGACTTGGAAATTAATCAGTGAGGGTCACTTCTGGGGAACTAGGAggacttatttttaatttttgttcagtgataaaatggggggaaaaaaaacaaaacaaaacaaaaaacaaaacggTACTAACAATCCATAGGAGAAATTGAAGAGTTTATGTGAAGATGGATTTGCACTCACCAGACAAAAATCTGTGCTTACCTGCTTCCCTTTAATTACCATGACTACGCATCCCAATATTGTCAAGGCCATCATTACATAGCTGAACTTAACACGCAGTGTGGTCTTTGCTGCTCTGATTGTTTCGATCctcaagaaataataataaaagaacagaCTCATTATCAGAGACCCAAATAAACCATTTGGCTAATTGTTTGATTTCTCCTGGCATGCTATCTATGTAATCTGGTATAATGCTAACTGTACTTGGCTCTTTTCACAAAAAGGTTTTACAAGAATGGAAAGGCTGATCCCCAGCTACCTTGGGACGTACTTGGTCACAAAGGAGTTCCTCTCAAAGTTGGAAACAAACCcaacatttttaacttttgttcCTTTAATTGTTAAGAAACAATGCTGCCTTTCTAGACCACTTGACTGCAACgcagaggaggaaggctgcAGTATTTAACATGTACGTTCACTATGGggagaacaggaaaaggagagggatgCATTTACTAATAATCCTCTGCTACAGGATTTGATAGTGCTATAGATTACACACTGGCTCCTGAATGTAATAGTCCTCAGAAATTCTGAATAGGACTTGGTAAAAGACCGGTGGTTACCACTTCCCTCCTGCTAGAGTAAGTAGTCTTACGGTAATCTGTTTTCCTAAGAAACTAAGGAGGCATGGATGCTTGTAAGCTTTCCAACATCAGCTTTGGACAGAGGACTCCtttaaatctggttttgttttgttttgttttggggtttttggtgtttgtttttttatttatttcagggGTTTATCTAGCCACACCAGTAGCTATACCGCGCTCCTTTGGGAAACCTGTTGCCTAGCCTACTgttatcttttaaaaaccagaaagcttCCACAAGAAGAGTATCACTGTATCCTTCCAGCTGTACATGTGAtgagttaaaacaaaaagtaatttattgtAAGTTGGGTTAAACTCTGAAGATCATTCTACCCAAATGACATCCCAGTTACAGCAAATTTAAAGTTCTTATTACAGATACCAATGCAAGAAGGGCCAATGAAGCATAATGCTTTTAGATGTGCTTTCCACAATAACCAAAGACCTATATCCTATATATTTAACTCTCCTTGCCAAATTTAGAGCAGCTGACTCCCTTCTCAAGGAGATCTAATAGTCTCACTGATTAAATTTGGCATATTATAAAGTTACAGATGACCAGAAAAGCATCAACATCATGTGATGAAAGAATAAATGCATCAAACTAGGTAATTATACCCCAAACTAACATGGATAGTGGATTTAATGGAACTGGGAAATTATCACTGTATGCAAACATGAGTGAATATGGAATCTTTTACCACATTTTGACCATTatacttggaggaaaaaagatactgaaGGGTCCACCACAGTTTAACATGGTAAATCACACAGGGCCTGAGAACTGAAgagagttttgttcttgtttttgaAGAGGAGGGCAAGAGTGATTTGATCACAGTTTCAGAGTATTGATCTGAGTACAAGATTTCTGATCATAGGGAACACGTCCATCTACCATGAAGCTCATAGTTAAATTTTGCTTCCAGGTTACTTGTTTTTGCTGCAATTAAGTTGCAATTAAGCTGAAATGCACAGAAGTAGgatttaaaaactttattaGTTAATTTTAGAAGTACCTTGGTCGTGTTAGAATATACGAGAGGAAAAGGTAGTTATCTGAAtgcaatttgcattttaaatcaatTCAGTGGCTAAGATTAAcatttgtttaataaattaGTTACTTCTGATCACCACATCTTGCAAGATTACTGAGTTATATCACAAACCCTTACAACCCACTCTTAATTCAGCttagaacaagaaaacaagcttttgtgCTTTTATAGTTCTCAATTGTCTTCTCAGCTTTGGCTGAACTATTTGcctaattaaaaacaagaattcCCTACGCACTTGCAAAAATGGTCAGCTTTTATCAGAAGTTGATTTGTCCTTTCAATAAACCATTGAAATGACTTCAATCACTCTGCtaactctgttttcttaaacCCACGTTTGGTATGCAAAAATATATGAACTGACAtaatttaataacttttaataatttatgcctttatgtatttcaaatgtaattttaagaaaaattattccatacaaaattgaagaatttttaacaatatttatCCATTGTGATACATTAGGAAAAAACTTAGATACATGGGTGGATTTTCAATTCCCATACTGTGCATCCAAACAAATAGAGTATCTTTAGAGGGCAGCTACATAGTTTGCTCACCCAAGTAGTACAAGATTTACTGtacctttttaatttaaataaatacatatatttaaaagcattacaagcatgttttaaaagttaacCATACTACCACCAggaatgttttttaaactaatattgccttttgttgttgttgttaagtTTGGATCTTCATTTTAGATAGGCAAACTGGAACatctagttttattttctacttttcacACAGGGCAAAGCGTTGGCATTTGGACTCTGAAATTTtgactatatatattttttgttaggGAGCCTTTCCACTGTTTGTTAATTTAAATTCCAAGAGTAAAGAAAGCTGGCCCATGCCCTCTAGACATTcattactaaatattttaaatgagttttagTTATTTTATAGCTGTATCATTAAGTTTCACACAATGGGAGACTggcatataaagaaaaacactagAAAAAGCTCACACTAGTAtttgcaaaaagctttttttgattgggagagaagagtaaaaattaactgatttttttatgtttttctaatgAAACAACTGATAGATGCTGGTCATcccctcagaaaaaaatcaaaagggaTGTATTATCTCAGCAATACAGAATTGCTCAGGTCATCTCATCTACAAGACAATACAGCAAACAGCAGTGTaagatttttcagctgtgaaaactCATTCCATTTAAGAACAGTTATTCTGTGTAGACTTATTGCTGTGTAGACAATGCCTACAGCTTCAAAACTGGCACTTACGAGACAGTTTCTGGTATATCCTCTGTTTTTTTGAAATGGCCTGCCCacaacaaaaatcttttctcccAGTCTGTAGGCTTGTGTCCAGGCACCCTCAAAGGAGACCGacctaaaaaacaaaacaaacaaacaaacaaacaacaccaaacacacacacacagagacaaacaaaaccaccaaaaccaacagtCAGAGAAGATGAATTGCCACAGCTGTAATGAAACCAGTTAGGGTGAGCAATGCGGAATTTTAAGTACGATTGCTAGAGTTGGTTAGGGAACAAAAAGTGTATCACAGTCAGATTAACAAACCTGTAAATATGGATTAAACTGAAGCCATATAAAGAAAGGCAAATCAACCTCTGTATCTGTAGCTCTAAATTTGCGgaacctgctccagcatttAAGCTTCCTAAGCTGCTGTGATATTATAGTATTCctattacatttaaattagtttaaaaaataaaataaatcaaatggaACTGCTACAGAAAAGCCCATATGCCACACCATTGCATCACAGAATGTTAACTTTTCCAGGGAGTGTAAGATTTTATCTTATCTAGAAGTATAAACAAACAGATGACCATAGGCAAAGATTAGACCCTTAATTTTCAGCTCAGTCTTTCAACTCCatataaaaaaagtaatcagaGTGTAATATGGGAAGGTTTCCACACATAACATACCATTAAAATCTAACAAACAAAGTGCAAAGGTAGACAGCTTTCCCACCCCCCacctcctttttaaaacaaaacaaaacacaacacaacatCACACCAACCCAACAATGGGAGGTATCCTGTATGGCTCTGTGCTGCCTCGTGGAATTACGAATTATCTAGGAAGTAGGGTGGATAGACAGTTTGCTGACAACACTAAGTTACTCAGAAACATAAAGAAGAGGGCTAAGCGTGAAGAGCCACAGTGCTTCAGAATCCTGAGTCAATGAGATGGGCCAGTGAAACCCCATGTATATAAACAGGAAGCAACTCCAGTTCACATGCAGAAGACAGGCTCTAACCTAACCATTATTGCTGAGAAGTAAGTCTCTGGGGTTTCGTAGAGTTTTTGGCAAAATGTTCACTAATAGTCAGAAAGGGAAACAGTGTTATCAGCAATCATCATAGCAAACACAGACCAACACAAAAGCGTTACTATGCCATTGCATAAAACCATGACTccagcattttgaaaaacatgtgAAATACTGATCCCTCAtctcagaaacagctgaaatagaAGGGGTAGAGAGAAAATTGGTAAGGACGACCACAGGTATGGAATGGCCACCATATAAGAAACAATATCATAGACTGAGACCTTTGGCCTGGAAAAGCAGTAACTGGAGCTCCCTTCAGCACAACAGAGGGCACCAGAATTGTAAGTGACATTCGTTGGGAGCATGGGTTATAATGAACAGATCCTGTTTTGGAAGGGGTATTGAATAAAGGAACATCAGATTGAAAATAGCGCGCACCAGGttcaaaaacaaatacaagacTGTACTTGTTTTCTCACAGCATGTTTCAGCTGAGGAATTCCTTCGCAGAAGATGTGGATTCTAAAAATACATCCAGCTTCAAGAGACTGGGcaaatttatgaaagaaaaatccagggAAGACCATTAAACACAAAGATGCCACCTCTGGGATAGCAGTCTAGGGAGAAACACTATGTTTGCCCTGTTTCTACACTCTTCCTTATATCCTTGCTATTGGCCAACATTCCTATTAGCCTTCACAAAAATGTAAGGGACCTCCTTTACCGGCCACTACAGGAGACATGACGCTGTTAAGGAGACCTTTGGTCTTACCCAGTACAGCTGCATTATGTTTTTAACACAGAAGTATGCAAAATGTTTCACATCTGTATGCTCCTTTTGATCTAGCATTAGTAGGCCATGAAGGGAACCTGTTAAACAGGGAGTCTGATTAGAGCATCATAACTGTCCCACGTATAGTTAAAAAATGCTTCATGGCCTGAGCTTTACCTGAACAACTCCACCCTTAAACATGAACTAAGCCCAACGATTCAGACTGACTCTCTCCTGCAGGGCACGTTCAATTTTGTGaacagctggagctggctgtgctatgaaaaactgaaaaagtattttagctCATACGACATTCCTAAACATCGATAGTTTACATTGGAGTTGAACAGTCAGTTCTAGAGCATGGCTGAAGAGCCTCAACGTAGGACTGCACGTCAGATAAGATACTAGTGACCTggtacaaaacaaaaactgtgtTATTgtcacaagaagaaatattgacCCCTGGCTCTGCTAAAACCCAAGATTTTATTGCTAAATTTAATGCTCAGTTTTTCAGTCTAAAGGTCAGAATTCCCTCTCACAAAATCAGGGGTATTAGCATCTATGTCAGCTAAATTCCTGTTCAGATGATTGCAGCCTGGATATCTAAGTATTTTGTGAAACATAGCATGATCATTATTGAAAACTCTTACTTCTTGGCTGAAGTTTACTTTCTTCCCGCGGTTTAATGCAAAGCCTTCTGCTTATCTTCAGATCCATTCCTTTAGTCATCCTCAGAACTGAGGGAATATTTCTTCCCAGCAGCTTAACAGCCCTATCTGGaatagaaagcagaggaagcaaaGGGGCCAAATCTAATTCAGAATAGTAGAAAGTGAGAATACTAGCTTTTAAATGGaagttttgttgggtttttttttttaagacaagagaaaaaagaaagaaaaacaataggTACAAATCTAATACTATGCAAGAAACACCAGATTTAGGTTGTAACAGAGTCTaccaaagaaattaaagcttGACTCTACAAGCTATGACTTGAGCTTGCCCATTACCCTTATGCAGAAAAATGGGAACACAAGACGACAGCCTACAAGCAATTTCTAATACACAATGCACATCACAATTTCAAGGAACTGATCTATTCATATGCTTCAGGTATACTTTGGACAGTGCTATTTCAAGGACTGCACACCAGCATTCTACCAATCTTGTCACATCCCAAAGGCAAGTCACAGTCTTGACAGAgtcaagaaaaagcagagtctTGCAGTACTGAGATGCTGACTTTGCAGCGTATTAGAAAAGGCCAGGGCACCTTATATATGAAAACATACTCTCCAGAAAGAGCTTCTAATTCATTaattaatataatgaaaaaattctgaggggaaaaaaaaaaaaccaactttgaACGGCAAAAGGGcgctttaaaaaatataaatggagttctttttttcttctttatgctGTCTGAAAATGTCTCTCCTATGAGGAACAGCTGCCCTTTATTTTCTAGGCATAATATGTTCCAGCtccgaaaaaaaaaaattacgtTTATAAGcgacaccctcccccccccccgaaaccAAACCCTTTTCGAGATCTTCggagaaggcaagaaaaaaaggcacaaatccattcctttcattttttttcaagtcagCTTGGAGGCCGCCAGGCTTCAAGCGTTGATGCCCATCAAACACGGACGCTATCGCTTCACTTCGCCCCTGCCGCACCGCCCGGAGctgggccggggccgcccgggggATCCCCGCTCCGCACTCCCCACCGCGCGGGGCCCGGCACCTCCGGGAGCCCGCCGGGCCGCCTCGGGGCTGACAACGCCACTTCGCCCGCTGCCTTACGGGGGAGAGGGCAAACtcgcgggcagccccggcagaGGTCGGTcagctccccccacccccggcctCGGggcacgcacgcacgcacgcacgcacgcactCACTCACGCACGCACTCACGCACGCACgcactcactcactcactcactcactcaccgGCGCGGCCCCACATGGCGCGgcctcccgccccggcggcgCTGCCTCGGCCCTGCCGGGCGCCCCTCAATGTCACCGCTGGGCcggcgccccgccccggccgcgggaTTGGAGAGGCGGGGCGGATggcccgggccgcggccgccgccggggccgggcccgccaCGCTGTCACCCGCGCCCGCCTCTGGGGGGGGGGCCGCCGGAGCCCTCCCCACAGCTGGAAGCGGCGAGGACGCCCCACGCCGCCGGCGGCGATGCCCAGACGGGGGCCGCGCCGCCAGGGGCCGCCCCCAGGCAGggcccgcctcgccccgccccgccccgccccgccccgcgcgtCATCCCGCCTCCCCGCTGGATTGGCCGCCGCCTCGGCCCTCGGCCTTTCCAGTATGGCGGCGCCCAGCGGAGCGGCGAGCTGCGAGGACTTCGCCGAGTTCCAGGTAACCCgcttggggcggggggtggcCCGAGGGCGGAGGGGGCgctcccgccgcctccccgcgccGGCGCCCGGcgcgctcccgccgcctccTCGCAGCGCCGCGCGGCCCCGAGGGAGCGTgcgccccgggggggggaggcggggtCGACCCTCCCCGCAACGGTCGgggtgcggcggcggcggcggcagggtCCGGCCTTCCCCTCGCCTCCAGCGGCAGGAGCGCGGTGCTCTctgggagggagcggggcaggggatCCCCCTCCCGAGGTCCCCCCTCCTTCCCGGGAGGGGGAGCCCGCGGCGTGGGAGCCTCCGTGGGCGGAGGGAGCTCCGTGGACACCTTCACCTTGTTTAATGAAGCGTGAAATACCACATATATCTTCGGCGGTGTGAGCAGCGTCCAGGTCGGCTGAGGTCGTGGAACCTGCCGCGTTTCTTAAACAGCTTGCCCTAAAAAAGGTGGTTTTTATTCGAAGTTTGCGCTTTTGCTGCAGGTTGTGCCTGGTTTCCCGCCTGGAAACGTTAACGGGAGGGGATGGGGCTTTGGACAGCGGCTCTCCGGCCTCTCTCGCAGGGAACCACTGCGAGTAGGGCCCGGCTgctggggcgggcagggccagCGGGCTTCGGGGGGATGTTCGTTACTCAGCGCTGACTagttctctccctccctctggcCTTTGCTGCTAAGGAAACTAGTTGGTTTGCAGCACATACTCCTGCGTGCAGAAATTGTTcgtttggtgggggtttttgctgtttgtaagcaatctgattaattttctattaaaagatTTACAAAATTTTTTGCAGTAAGCTTTTCTCAGAGATagaagcaaagatttttattttattttatttttaatacaggagTTGCTCAGGGTGATGAGGACGATTGATGACAGAATCGTCCACGAATTAAACACTACGATTCCAACAGCTTCCTTTGTGGGGAAAATTGATGCCGGCCAGACGTGTAAAGAGCTGTACCAGTCTGTGAGTGTGCGC encodes the following:
- the FAM162A gene encoding protein FAM162A isoform X1; the encoded protein is MWGRADRAVKLLGRNIPSVLRMTKGMDLKISRRLCIKPREESKLQPRSRSPLRVPGHKPTDWEKRFLLWAGHFKKTEDIPETVSIETIRAAKTTLRVKFSYVMMALTILGCVVMVIKGKQAVKRHESLTSINLEKKAQWREEATQSTSAKP
- the FAM162A gene encoding protein FAM162A isoform X2 gives rise to the protein MWGRADRAVKLLGRNIPSVLRMTKGMDLKISRRLCIKPREESKLQPRSRSPLRVPGHKPTDWEKRFLLWAGHFKKTEDIPETVSIETIRAAKTTLRVKFSYVMMALTILGCVVMVIKGKQAVRV